A window of the Radiobacillus deserti genome harbors these coding sequences:
- the pruA gene encoding L-glutamate gamma-semialdehyde dehydrogenase, whose protein sequence is MLPKYHHEPFLDFTVDKNRKELEAALQSVEKELGQNYPLVINGEKVETNDKFESVNPADKSQVIGYASKATTDHVEKAFTAAEQAATAWALVDPEQRANILVRAAAIIRRRKAYFTALLIKEAGKPWKEADADVAEGIDFMEYYARQMIELKDGKPLNSREGEHNRYIYTPAGITVVIPPWNFAFAIMVGTTVAPLVAGNTVLLKPAEPTPIIAYKFFEVLEEAGLPNGVANFITGDPAEIGDYMVDHPKTAIVTFTGSRATGTRIYNRASVVQEGQTHLKKVIAEMGGKDTVVVDEDADLELAAESILTSAFGFSGQKCSAGSRAVVHEKVYDEVVSRVVELAKELSVGDPSEYGMYMGPVVNQKAFDKITSYIEIGKEEGKLVAGGSYDDSKGWFVDPTIFADVDPKARVMQEEIFGPVLAFSKAKDFDHALEIANNTEYGLTGAVITKNRDHIEKAKYGFHVGNLYFNRNCTGAIVGYHPFGGFKMSGTDSKAGGPDYLILYMNPKTVSEMY, encoded by the coding sequence AAGAATTAGGCCAAAACTATCCACTTGTTATCAATGGGGAAAAAGTGGAAACAAACGATAAATTTGAATCCGTTAACCCAGCTGATAAATCACAAGTGATTGGGTATGCATCTAAGGCGACTACAGATCACGTGGAGAAAGCCTTTACTGCTGCGGAGCAAGCTGCGACTGCTTGGGCGCTTGTTGACCCAGAGCAACGTGCTAATATTTTAGTGCGTGCTGCTGCTATTATTCGTCGTCGCAAAGCATATTTTACAGCTCTTCTCATTAAAGAAGCAGGTAAACCATGGAAAGAAGCAGATGCGGATGTCGCGGAAGGTATTGATTTCATGGAATATTATGCTCGTCAAATGATCGAGTTAAAAGACGGCAAACCATTGAATAGTCGTGAAGGAGAGCATAACCGTTACATCTATACACCAGCAGGAATCACCGTCGTTATTCCACCATGGAACTTCGCGTTTGCCATCATGGTTGGTACAACTGTTGCTCCATTAGTTGCTGGTAACACGGTTCTATTAAAACCAGCAGAGCCGACTCCAATCATTGCGTATAAATTCTTTGAGGTATTGGAAGAAGCAGGTCTTCCAAATGGAGTAGCAAACTTCATTACTGGTGATCCAGCTGAGATTGGTGATTACATGGTTGATCATCCGAAAACAGCGATCGTAACCTTCACTGGTTCTCGTGCAACGGGTACACGTATCTACAACCGTGCTTCTGTAGTGCAAGAAGGTCAAACACACTTGAAAAAGGTAATTGCAGAAATGGGCGGAAAAGATACTGTTGTAGTTGATGAAGACGCGGATCTTGAATTAGCGGCAGAGTCCATTTTAACTTCTGCATTTGGTTTCTCTGGTCAAAAATGTTCTGCAGGCTCTCGTGCTGTCGTTCATGAAAAAGTGTATGACGAAGTGGTAAGCAGAGTCGTAGAGTTAGCAAAAGAACTTTCTGTTGGGGATCCTTCAGAATACGGCATGTACATGGGACCTGTTGTAAACCAAAAAGCATTTGATAAAATTACTAGCTACATTGAAATTGGAAAAGAAGAAGGGAAGCTTGTTGCAGGTGGTTCTTACGATGATTCAAAAGGTTGGTTCGTCGACCCAACCATCTTTGCAGACGTAGATCCAAAAGCCCGTGTCATGCAAGAAGAAATCTTCGGACCAGTTTTAGCCTTCTCTAAAGCAAAAGATTTCGATCATGCTCTAGAAATTGCTAATAACACCGAGTACGGTCTAACTGGTGCGGTAATCACGAAAAATCGTGACCACATCGAAAAAGCGAAATATGGCTTCCATGTTGGAAACCTATACTTCAACCGTAACTGTACAGGTGCGATTGTCGGATATCATCCATTTGGTGGATTCAAAATGTCTGGTACAGATTCCAAAGCAGGTGGACCAGATTATTTAATTCTTTATATGAACCCGAAAACTGTTTCGGAAATGTATTAA